ACGCATCGGGCGGAGTTCTGCATCGACAAGCTGTATTCGCCGGATTCTTTCAGCGGTCGCCAAGGGCTGCTGGAATTCCGTGGCTTTGAAATGCCGCCTCATGCGCGGATGTCGTTGGTGCAGATGTTGCTGATTCGTACCCTGATGGTGCGTTTCTGGAACACGCCGTATGCGCATCGGCTGGTGCGTTGGGGGACGGCGTTGCACGACCGTTTCATGTTGCCGCATTACGTGTGGGAAGACATGAAGGATGTGTGCGCGGACTTGCAGGCGGCGGGTTATCCGTTCCAGTTGGAATGGTTGGCTCCGTTCCACGAGTTCCGTTTCCCGGTGTATGGGCGCGTGCAATATTGCGGCATTGAGCTGGAATTGCGGGCGGCGTTAGAGCCGTGGAATGTGTTGGGCGAGGAATTGAGTAGCCAAGGCACGGCGCGGTTTGTGGATTCGTCGCTGGAACGGGTGCAGGTGAAAATCAATGGCTTGACCGATTCGCGCTACGTGGTGGCGTGTAATGGGCGGCGTGTGCCGATGAAGGCTACGGGCGTGAAGGGTGAATATGTCGCTGGGGTGCGTTTCCGCGCTTGGCAGCCGCCTTCCGCGTTGCATCCGACGATTGGGATTCATGCGCCGCTGGTGTTTGACATTATTGATACCTGGAATGGGCGTTCGGTGGGTGGTTGCACTTACCATGTGTCGCATCCGGGCGGGCGCAATTCCGAGATCTTCCCGGTGAATGCGTATGAGGCTGAAAGCCGCCGCTTCTCGCGTTTCCGTGAGGAGCATACACCGGGCGTGATTGAGCCGAAGTTTTTGTCGGAAGCCACGCGGGCGTTCTATGAGCATGGGGCGAAGCCGCAGCCGATGAGTCCGCCGCCGGAAGAGGTGAATGCGGATTATCCGTATACGCTGGATTTGCGGCGGGGGTAATATACCATCGGCAATTGAGTTCTCGGTTTCGATATTTTTCACGATCAATTAATTATTAATGACTTGTGGATTTTCGGGAAACCGAATTTTCATTTACCGATGGTATAAACTCCGAAGCGGGGCTGCCTAGTGCAGCCTTTTTGCTGTCTGGGAAAAAGGTTCATTCAATAATAAAAAAATAATTAAAAATATTTATTGATTTTTTTTTTTATCATGTCGATAAAATGCCCGCCTATCGAAATAACTAATCAATAGGGGCTACACCATGATCTCACGCCGACTACTCGCAACTGCGGTACTGACCGCGCTCGCCACTACTGCCTGTAATGACAATGGTTTAAACTCAAGCGACACCAATGCAATCAAGGTTGCCAGCCGTTACTATCTTGCGCCAGAAGTGGCAGGAAACAGCGCATCCATTAGCGGCGTTGATGTCTCTACAGGAAAGATAACGTATGCTGCAAGTGACATAAATACCAGTCAATTGGCATTATCCCGCCAATTTTCCTCCGCAGGCGTAAGCCCCGACGCATTAGGCGGTTGGCAGCACAACTACAGCAGTAGCCTCGATGCTGGCGGCATTCCCGTCACCGAATGGCAAGGCGCAAAAAGCACTGAATACCCCGATGCGGCGACAGCCTGCGAATCCGGTTGGCAGCAAATCAGCGACACTGCCTACAACGGTCAACTACAAAC
The sequence above is drawn from the Thiothrix subterranea genome and encodes:
- a CDS encoding transglutaminase family protein — encoded protein: MNSLAWTAEDEREVEAQPCPFEDRPKLADFHGEVEQRYSAYVAPPEPTLQHADATKTMVKEWREVPRTTLCVQAREGRLYVFLPPLHFLEHYLDLVATLETTAAELKMPILLEGYEPPSDPRLKSFKVTPDPGVIEVNIHPATTWKELVQNTELLYEEARLSRLGAEKFMLDGRHTGTGGGNHVTLGAATPSDSPFLRQPDVLRSLLTFWQHHPALSYLFSGMFLGPTSQAPRVDEARDESLYELEIAFQQMPSGHNDQPWLVDRLLRNLLIDITGNTHRAEFCIDKLYSPDSFSGRQGLLEFRGFEMPPHARMSLVQMLLIRTLMVRFWNTPYAHRLVRWGTALHDRFMLPHYVWEDMKDVCADLQAAGYPFQLEWLAPFHEFRFPVYGRVQYCGIELELRAALEPWNVLGEELSSQGTARFVDSSLERVQVKINGLTDSRYVVACNGRRVPMKATGVKGEYVAGVRFRAWQPPSALHPTIGIHAPLVFDIIDTWNGRSVGGCTYHVSHPGGRNSEIFPVNAYEAESRRFSRFREEHTPGVIEPKFLSEATRAFYEHGAKPQPMSPPPEEVNADYPYTLDLRRG